One genomic region from Croceicoccus sp. YJ47 encodes:
- the rplN gene encoding 50S ribosomal protein L14 has protein sequence MIQMQSNLDVADNSGAKRVQCIKVLGGSKRRTASVGDVIVVSVKEAQPRAKVKKGDVHRAVIVRTRKDVRRPDGSVIRFDGNAAVLVNKNEEPIGTRIFGPVVRELRGRGFMKIVSLAPEVL, from the coding sequence ATGATCCAGATGCAATCCAACTTGGATGTCGCTGACAACAGCGGCGCCAAGCGCGTCCAGTGCATCAAGGTGCTGGGCGGCTCGAAGCGGCGCACCGCGAGCGTTGGCGACGTCATCGTCGTCTCCGTGAAGGAAGCGCAGCCGCGGGCCAAGGTGAAGAAGGGCGACGTGCACCGTGCCGTGATCGTCCGCACCCGCAAGGATGTGCGCCGTCCCGACGGCAGCGTCATTCGTTTCGACGGCAACGCCGCCGTGCTGGTGAACAAGAACGAAGAGCCGATCGGCACGCGTATCTTTGGCCCCGTCGTGCGCGAACTGCGCGGACGCGGGTTCATGAAGATCGTCAGCCTGGCTCCGGAGGTGCTGTAA